From Halotia branconii CENA392, the proteins below share one genomic window:
- a CDS encoding GFA family protein, translating into MTKNTQESVTYEGGCHCGAVRFRVTTEDHKADDCNCSICRKKGFLHLIVPRSQFTLLKGQDELTTYRFNTGIAQHKFCRTCGMHPFYIPRSHPDGIDVNVRCLDGDVIDNFQIIPFDGQNWETNVHTLHS; encoded by the coding sequence ATGACAAAAAATACTCAAGAATCAGTCACTTATGAGGGCGGATGTCACTGTGGCGCAGTTCGATTTCGAGTAACGACTGAAGACCATAAAGCGGATGATTGTAACTGTTCAATTTGCAGAAAAAAAGGATTTTTACATTTAATTGTGCCGCGATCGCAATTTACTTTGCTTAAAGGCCAAGATGAATTAACAACCTATAGATTTAACACAGGAATAGCCCAACACAAATTTTGCCGCACTTGTGGAATGCATCCTTTTTATATTCCCCGCAGTCATCCTGATGGCATTGATGTAAATGTGCGGTGTTTAGATGGTGATGTGATTGATAATTTTCAGATTATACCTTTTGATGGGCAAAATTGGGAGACAAATGTTCATACACTACATTCCTGA
- a CDS encoding CIA30 family protein, translating to MSDKNRSQWDLGRFVETLTYFEVIPLLNWVQQLIPGWSKGNQDKPKGGKNMGVILVAGATGGVGKRVVRRLVERGYNVRSLVRDIDKARSILGDDVDLVAADITQPETLNSVVMANIQAVVCCTAVRVQPVEGDTADRAKYYQGVKFYQPEIVGDTPENVEYQGVKNLVQAAAKYLPQANEKIIFDFTNPSAELKNTWGAVDDVVMGGVSASKIQLLENTALFTGNVSTANSGGFASVRTRNFDPPFDLSGYEGVDLRVKGDGQRYKIFLRTDTKWDGVGYSYSFDTVDNTWINIRVPFADLTPVFRAKVVNDCPPIETSKVSSFQLMLSKFEYDGALNPHFSAGNFALQVESIKAYGGKVLPKFVLVSSAGVTRPGRPGINLDEEPPAVKLNDQLGGILTWKLKGEDSLRASGLPYTIIRPCALTEEAGGKSLIFEQGDNIKGKISREDVAELCIQALQQSKACNVTLEVKEGENSINSINWYQLFSLLQPDQ from the coding sequence GTGAGTGACAAAAATCGTTCTCAATGGGACTTGGGTAGGTTTGTTGAAACTTTGACCTACTTTGAGGTTATTCCTTTGCTTAACTGGGTACAACAGTTAATTCCAGGTTGGTCCAAAGGAAATCAAGATAAACCCAAGGGGGGCAAAAATATGGGTGTAATATTGGTAGCTGGTGCGACTGGTGGTGTCGGTAAACGAGTAGTCAGGCGACTTGTAGAAAGGGGTTATAATGTGCGATCGCTTGTCCGAGATATAGACAAAGCACGTTCAATTTTAGGTGATGATGTTGACTTGGTAGCTGCGGATATTACTCAACCAGAAACATTAAATTCTGTCGTTATGGCTAATATTCAAGCTGTAGTTTGTTGTACAGCAGTGCGTGTACAACCTGTAGAAGGAGACACAGCAGATAGAGCTAAATATTACCAAGGTGTTAAATTTTATCAACCAGAAATTGTGGGGGATACTCCAGAAAATGTGGAATATCAAGGTGTGAAAAACTTGGTACAAGCAGCAGCAAAATATCTACCCCAAGCCAATGAAAAAATTATATTTGACTTTACTAATCCCTCCGCAGAGTTAAAAAATACCTGGGGTGCAGTAGATGATGTCGTCATGGGCGGTGTCAGTGCAAGTAAGATTCAATTATTAGAAAACACAGCTTTGTTTACTGGTAATGTTTCCACTGCTAACTCTGGTGGTTTTGCGTCTGTTAGAACTAGAAATTTTGATCCACCTTTTGATTTATCTGGCTACGAAGGTGTAGATTTACGTGTAAAAGGTGATGGTCAGCGTTACAAAATCTTTCTGCGGACAGATACAAAATGGGATGGTGTTGGTTACAGCTATTCTTTTGACACGGTAGATAATACTTGGATTAATATTCGTGTTCCTTTTGCAGATTTGACTCCTGTATTTAGGGCAAAAGTAGTTAACGATTGTCCACCGATTGAAACCAGCAAAGTTAGCTCATTTCAGTTGATGTTGAGCAAGTTTGAATATGATGGCGCTTTAAATCCTCACTTTTCAGCTGGTAATTTTGCTTTGCAAGTGGAATCAATCAAAGCTTATGGTGGGAAAGTTTTACCAAAGTTTGTCCTTGTCAGTTCAGCAGGTGTAACTCGTCCTGGACGACCTGGAATTAATTTAGATGAAGAACCACCAGCAGTCAAATTAAATGACCAGCTAGGAGGAATTTTAACCTGGAAGTTGAAAGGAGAAGATAGTTTAAGAGCAAGTGGTCTACCTTATACAATTATTAGACCTTGTGCTTTAACTGAAGAAGCAGGAGGTAAGTCATTAATATTCGAGCAAGGTGACAATATTAAAGGCAAAATCAGCCGTGAAGATGTGGCAGAACTTTGTATACAAGCACTACAACAATCAAAAGCGTGTAATGTTACGCTTGAGGTAAAAGAAGGTGAAAATAGTATTAACTCCATCAATTGGTATCAACTATTTTCTCTTTTACAACCAGATCAATAA
- a CDS encoding HugZ family protein has product MSQLEKAQAEYETFPQELGSVIISTINQQGTPNASYAPFVIDDAKNIYIYVSGLATHTQNIHANPQVSVLFIDDESKSKQIFARRRLSFDCTATLIERETETWNSIVDKFHQRFGEIIEMLRGLNDFRIFQLTPKSGRFVIGFGTAYQINGDRLNQLVHITGDQK; this is encoded by the coding sequence ATGAGCCAACTTGAAAAAGCTCAAGCTGAATATGAAACTTTCCCTCAAGAATTGGGCAGTGTAATCATTAGCACAATTAATCAGCAAGGAACACCCAATGCTAGTTATGCTCCTTTCGTGATTGATGATGCCAAAAATATTTATATTTACGTTAGTGGATTAGCAACTCATACCCAAAATATTCATGCCAATCCTCAAGTAAGCGTCTTATTTATTGACGATGAATCTAAAAGTAAACAAATTTTTGCTCGTCGCCGTTTGAGTTTTGATTGTACAGCTACTTTAATAGAGCGTGAAACTGAGACTTGGAATAGCATTGTCGATAAATTTCACCAGCGTTTTGGCGAAATTATCGAGATGTTGCGTGGCTTAAACGACTTTCGGATTTTCCAGCTAACTCCTAAATCAGGTCGTTTTGTGATTGGTTTTGGTACAGCTTATCAAATTAATGGCGATCGCCTCAATCAACTTGTTCACATTACAGGAGATCAAAAGTAG